The Paenibacillus tianjinensis genome has a window encoding:
- a CDS encoding ketoacyl-ACP synthase III, whose protein sequence is MKGAKITAIGTYVPARRLSNSDLEQMVETNDEWIVQRTGIRERRISREDEYTSDLCVAAVRDLLTRYGKTAADVDMVIVATSTADFSFPSVASIIQHRLGIPLTAGAVDMSAACAGFVYALHTAHAYVASGLHRKVLVLGADALSKITDYSDRSTCILFGDGAGAVLVEADEQQDRFLGFHLNSAGGGAHHVYRTGLASRVNGIALSDTGKLVQNGREVFKWAVRTVPQGVRQVLDNAGATLAQVDWFIPHSANLRMIEPICERLAYPFEQALYSLEYFGNTSAASIPLALDLGIREGKVQSGQRALLYGFGAGLAQAGLLVELSLDEQVMPPAVL, encoded by the coding sequence ATGAAGGGTGCGAAAATTACAGCCATCGGAACCTATGTCCCTGCCCGCAGGTTGTCTAACAGCGATTTGGAGCAAATGGTGGAGACGAATGATGAGTGGATTGTACAGCGGACGGGTATCCGTGAACGCAGAATAAGCCGTGAGGATGAATATACCAGTGATTTATGCGTTGCTGCTGTCCGGGATTTGCTTACACGTTACGGAAAAACTGCCGCGGATGTGGACATGGTTATCGTGGCTACGAGCACAGCTGATTTTTCCTTTCCCTCGGTAGCCTCCATCATCCAGCACCGTCTCGGCATACCGCTGACTGCCGGAGCGGTTGATATGAGCGCGGCCTGTGCCGGCTTTGTCTATGCGCTGCATACTGCCCATGCATATGTAGCATCCGGTCTGCACCGTAAGGTGCTTGTGCTCGGAGCTGATGCGCTGTCCAAAATTACGGACTATAGTGACCGCAGTACCTGCATCCTGTTTGGGGATGGGGCCGGAGCAGTGCTTGTGGAGGCGGATGAGCAGCAGGACCGTTTTCTGGGATTCCATCTCAACAGTGCCGGCGGCGGGGCGCATCATGTCTACCGCACGGGACTGGCAAGTAGGGTTAACGGCATAGCGCTATCGGATACCGGGAAGCTGGTGCAGAACGGCCGGGAGGTGTTCAAATGGGCGGTGCGTACGGTTCCGCAAGGGGTGCGGCAGGTACTGGACAACGCCGGAGCAACGCTTGCGCAGGTGGACTGGTTCATCCCGCACAGCGCCAATCTGCGGATGATCGAGCCGATTTGTGAACGCTTGGCGTATCCTTTTGAACAGGCGCTGTACAGCCTTGAATACTTCGGCAATACCTCTGCCGCCAGTATTCCGCTTGCGCTGGACCTCGGTATCCGCGAAGGCAAGGTGCAGAGCGGCCAGCGTGCACTGCTCTACGGCTTCGGTGCCGGTCTGGCACAAGCCGGTCTGCTGGTTGAACTCAGTCTGGATGAGCAGGTTATGCCGCCTGCTGTTTTATAG
- a CDS encoding LacI family DNA-binding transcriptional regulator encodes MNIKKIAELAGVSVSTVSKIMNNYSDVSEKTKQRVLEIIEQTGYSPSNSAKTLATKKSNLIGVIFAGELNVEITHPFFVEVLNSFKKQMGVLGYDLIFFSNEKFINGGDYLSRCVHFHVDGCVIISGEKMEPAIRDLDMSSIPCIGVDLELKGKKSGYVMSDNFQIASKVVEHFYLLGYRELGFIGSTGDSDISNQREAGYIKAIESFGLTLNPNWFAHGDDFFESSGYAAMQRLLESGSLPRAIFAASDLLALGAIRALKEHGLSIPEDVAVIGCDDIEACKYTSPTLTTIRQNKERLGLLAAHMLFDLINNQSEGGSFVVEPALIIRESCGSGLKR; translated from the coding sequence ATGAACATCAAAAAAATTGCCGAATTGGCCGGTGTTTCTGTTTCTACCGTTTCGAAAATCATGAATAATTACAGTGATGTTTCCGAAAAAACGAAACAACGGGTACTGGAGATTATCGAACAAACCGGATATTCTCCCTCTAACTCCGCTAAAACGCTGGCCACCAAAAAGTCCAATTTAATCGGTGTTATTTTTGCCGGTGAGCTTAACGTGGAAATTACGCATCCTTTTTTTGTGGAGGTGCTGAACTCCTTCAAGAAGCAGATGGGCGTGCTGGGTTACGACCTTATTTTTTTCTCCAACGAGAAGTTCATCAACGGCGGAGACTACTTATCCCGTTGCGTACATTTCCATGTGGACGGCTGTGTTATCATCTCAGGGGAAAAGATGGAGCCGGCCATCCGTGATCTGGATATGAGCAGTATTCCCTGCATCGGTGTCGACCTGGAGCTTAAGGGCAAAAAGTCGGGTTACGTGATGTCGGATAATTTTCAGATCGCCTCTAAGGTTGTGGAGCATTTCTATCTGCTGGGCTACAGGGAGCTGGGCTTCATCGGCAGCACAGGCGACTCGGATATCTCCAATCAGCGGGAAGCGGGGTACATCAAGGCGATCGAAAGTTTCGGCCTGACGCTGAATCCCAATTGGTTCGCGCATGGCGATGATTTCTTCGAGTCTAGCGGCTACGCGGCGATGCAGCGTCTGCTTGAGAGCGGCAGTCTGCCCCGGGCCATTTTTGCCGCATCTGATTTATTGGCCCTCGGGGCGATCCGCGCCCTGAAGGAGCATGGACTCAGCATTCCTGAGGATGTTGCCGTAATTGGCTGTGATGATATCGAAGCCTGCAAATATACCAGCCCTACGCTGACCACGATCCGCCAGAACAAGGAACGCCTTGGGTTGCTTGCCGCCCACATGCTGTTTGACCTCATCAACAACCAGTCAGAAGGCGGCTCATTTGTCGTCGAACCGGCCCTGATCATTCGTGAATCCTGCGGCAGCGGTTTGAAGCGCTGA
- a CDS encoding CueP family metal-binding protein, which yields MRKQVLLTAGFAVVIGLGTYLYAENNAPESAGPSPADTQTLKQLVHDYSSRSITAESASISSTQLIVKESGGKSATYSLPDDEFFVSIAPYINQTHPCATHSLTGCQGEMVEQEFNISVQDTEGNPVMDNETVKSQPNGFIDLWLQRDKTYHITIEQNGKKAESDISTFEKNDTCVTTMHLG from the coding sequence ATGAGAAAACAAGTCTTGCTGACTGCCGGATTTGCCGTAGTCATTGGCTTAGGAACATACCTGTATGCAGAAAATAACGCCCCGGAAAGTGCAGGCCCAAGCCCGGCGGATACGCAAACCCTTAAACAGCTGGTGCACGATTACAGCAGCCGCAGTATCACCGCTGAATCGGCTTCCATTTCATCAACCCAGCTGATCGTCAAAGAGAGCGGTGGCAAGTCGGCTACTTATAGCTTGCCGGACGATGAGTTTTTTGTCTCCATTGCACCCTACATCAATCAGACACATCCATGCGCAACCCATAGCTTAACTGGGTGTCAGGGCGAGATGGTGGAACAAGAGTTTAACATATCCGTTCAAGACACCGAAGGCAATCCGGTAATGGACAACGAGACGGTGAAATCCCAGCCTAACGGATTTATCGATCTGTGGCTCCAGCGGGATAAGACGTATCACATTACCATTGAACAAAATGGAAAAAAAGCCGAGTCTGACATTTCTACATTTGAGAAGAATGATACTTGCGTAACGACTATGCATCTAGGCTAA
- a CDS encoding carbohydrate binding domain-containing protein — protein MKKNISAALAAVVLVTGLLTPVGSGTVTAAPASNLQQSVAASNMKAFTDVKADHWAARSVQRWSDTGIIGGYADGTFRPNNQVTKAEFAVIMNRIFNYRAEAAVLPADAAGHLWFSKDIAKGIAAGYLSADPANLIHPSAMLSRAEAAVALQKIFRLEAAKPDAVYTDLAGAGSELTDAITALTAAGYLQGYPGGLFKPGGAISRAELARIVDLMVPGLVTSAGEVSLGTVKGNVVLNSTDILLQDTVIEGNLYLTEGIGEGNVMLQGVQVTGTTFIRGGGEHSVSLDNSKLGKVVVARPGGNVRIQASGGTAVGTVQLDSGATLEEGKLTGAGFTDVEIRPGAKAVTLKGEFSNASTADNRAGSLALSLSGKLGKLILNTPSQVLLAGNARVAELLISANAAGTALLGSGSFGAVTNNAEGVTSGGRALTKGSSSELKVAAPASSPSPVSGSSSGSGGTAAPTDAPTPAATPTATATPTPTPTPTATPTAAPTAAPTPTTTPTPTPTSTPTAKPTPAADPWTLVWNDEFNDGVIDPAKWTYDLGDGSAVGNPGWGNNELEWYTNDEKNVKEADGKLIITARKEAQNGKEYTSSRIKTNGLFGKKYGKFEIRAKAPTGKGFWPAIWMLPENYEYGNWAASGEIDIMEGWGSRPNTVAGTIHYGSQWPDNVYSGKEYVFPDNGTIGQYHTYSIEWEPGEIRWYVDGVLYSTKNDWYSLSSGQPANNAYPAPFNQEFHLLLNLAVGGNFDGNPTEETVFPQSMEIDYVRVYELTGRAYREPVPVTLAKEPYLEGSLAPLADGNFIHNNGFTEQVEGDAGLGIPNTAHWVLYKEPGADAAVSLEPLGGANFLKVNISSAGGNSYSIQPQAIVSLAKGRFYKLSFDAKTDATRSMNARLTGGASRGYQAYSPGLKAELNGTLGHYEMMFQMKENSDIAARVEFNLGTNSSPVWLGNARLEEIDSIPFEHDSAKTPLGSGNHLYNGTFDLGETDRLSYWHTAASGGAEVSSSVDDEGRLRLQITGNGAAGADVRLLQKGIYLVQGQDYKLTFDADVTSARTATIELLGKDGTLYTSKEVQLTEGAHSITAEFPGLAGATDHEGQFVVRLGGAPGIVRLDNFILLRTSTYFDPSLVYYPLVNGDFSFGFNSWERLLTEQGGQSAAAVTDGAAKFSITNTGSQNYSVMLFQNGLKVAGGEEYIIEFDAKSSVARKISVNAENASYKPSFSRIIDVSPDGAHYKFEFRQGVKDTLSLKFLMGKVDGVSISGSHDITIDNVKFEIKNAPAKPQELQSDSTNNRVGQPIELTFMDNAAWRSKISAVKVNGTAVAEGQYTIQPGVITIPAAAFPAEGNYTVTVEARGYVNAAVTQAILANDNNLVVNGSFSNGRTGWSTWSGEGGAAAFSVDEGVANIAISAAGSQTWANQFFQEGIRLQAGKTYELSFKGKSTVPRQIIVEYSGTSAASAQARFDITATWATYSAQFTVADGSPLKLNLLIGSSAGDDKTANSTPHTLSLDDIAIREVTTGTPVEPASGTLDNGTFDTVKGMAGWTQYFDGTGSAKAMNGELAVSLTGTGGAHYSAQVDYAELKLEQGKTYKLTFQARSDIDRLIEVAVEHKGGDYTKYLPARQVALTDEMSEYSYTFTMDGATDSLAHLVFLMGLIAGNSAETNQAVKAGNQIVIDNVTLVEIP, from the coding sequence ATGAAAAAGAATATTTCGGCGGCGCTTGCTGCCGTGGTCCTAGTAACCGGCCTGCTTACGCCGGTGGGCAGCGGGACCGTTACTGCAGCGCCAGCGTCAAATCTACAGCAGTCTGTTGCAGCAAGTAATATGAAAGCGTTTACCGATGTGAAAGCAGACCATTGGGCTGCCCGGTCGGTGCAGCGCTGGAGTGACACTGGCATCATCGGAGGGTACGCAGACGGCACCTTTCGTCCGAATAACCAGGTGACGAAGGCGGAGTTCGCTGTCATTATGAACCGGATCTTTAATTACAGGGCCGAGGCAGCTGTGCTTCCTGCCGATGCTGCAGGGCATCTCTGGTTCAGCAAAGATATCGCCAAAGGCATAGCTGCAGGATATTTAAGCGCGGACCCGGCTAACCTGATTCATCCTTCTGCGATGCTCTCGCGTGCGGAGGCAGCGGTGGCGCTGCAGAAGATTTTCCGGCTGGAAGCCGCTAAACCGGATGCGGTTTACACGGATTTGGCAGGCGCCGGCAGTGAGCTGACCGATGCCATTACGGCACTTACGGCAGCCGGTTATTTACAAGGCTATCCAGGGGGCTTATTTAAGCCGGGTGGAGCGATCAGCCGCGCTGAGCTGGCCCGGATCGTGGATCTGATGGTTCCCGGTCTCGTTACGTCGGCGGGAGAGGTTTCTTTGGGAACAGTAAAAGGCAACGTAGTGCTGAACAGTACTGATATTCTTTTGCAGGACACGGTAATCGAAGGCAATCTTTACCTTACCGAAGGGATTGGCGAAGGTAACGTCATGCTTCAAGGGGTGCAGGTCACGGGTACAACCTTCATTCGCGGAGGCGGAGAGCATAGCGTAAGCCTGGATAACAGCAAGCTTGGAAAGGTAGTGGTGGCCAGACCCGGCGGCAATGTGCGCATTCAGGCCAGCGGCGGGACAGCCGTGGGAACGGTACAGCTGGACTCCGGGGCAACACTGGAGGAAGGGAAGCTGACCGGGGCTGGATTTACGGATGTTGAAATCCGCCCAGGAGCCAAGGCGGTGACATTGAAGGGGGAGTTCAGCAATGCCAGTACAGCGGATAACCGAGCAGGCAGCTTAGCGCTAAGCCTCTCCGGCAAGCTGGGTAAGCTGATTTTGAATACCCCAAGCCAGGTTCTGCTTGCCGGCAATGCCCGGGTCGCAGAGCTGCTGATATCCGCGAATGCCGCGGGCACAGCGCTGCTGGGCAGCGGCAGCTTCGGTGCTGTCACGAATAATGCCGAGGGCGTCACAAGCGGAGGTAGAGCGCTAACTAAAGGCAGCAGCAGTGAGCTGAAGGTGGCTGCACCAGCCTCCAGCCCGTCTCCGGTGAGCGGAAGCTCCTCCGGCTCCGGCGGTACAGCGGCCCCGACGGATGCACCAACACCGGCAGCGACGCCGACAGCAACAGCAACACCAACACCAACACCAACACCAACAGCTACACCAACAGCTGCACCAACAGCTGCACCAACGCCAACAACCACGCCTACACCAACGCCAACGTCAACACCAACAGCAAAGCCAACACCTGCGGCGGATCCATGGACGCTGGTGTGGAATGATGAATTTAATGATGGTGTTATCGATCCGGCAAAGTGGACTTATGATCTTGGAGACGGTTCGGCTGTCGGCAATCCCGGCTGGGGCAACAATGAGCTGGAATGGTACACAAATGACGAGAAGAATGTAAAAGAAGCGGACGGCAAGCTCATTATTACCGCACGCAAAGAGGCGCAGAATGGTAAGGAATATACATCCTCGCGGATTAAGACCAACGGGCTGTTCGGCAAGAAGTACGGCAAATTTGAGATCCGGGCGAAAGCTCCGACCGGCAAGGGCTTCTGGCCGGCGATCTGGATGCTGCCGGAGAATTATGAGTACGGCAACTGGGCCGCATCCGGCGAGATAGATATTATGGAAGGCTGGGGCAGCCGTCCGAACACCGTTGCCGGCACCATTCATTACGGATCCCAGTGGCCGGATAATGTGTACTCCGGCAAAGAATACGTATTCCCGGATAACGGAACCATCGGACAGTACCACACCTATTCGATTGAATGGGAGCCAGGGGAAATCCGCTGGTATGTGGACGGTGTGCTCTACTCGACCAAAAATGACTGGTACAGTCTCAGCAGCGGCCAGCCGGCTAACAATGCCTACCCGGCACCGTTCAACCAGGAGTTCCATCTCCTGCTGAATCTGGCTGTAGGCGGCAACTTTGACGGCAATCCGACAGAGGAGACGGTATTCCCGCAGTCGATGGAAATCGATTATGTACGGGTATACGAGCTGACAGGCAGAGCGTACCGTGAGCCGGTGCCGGTAACACTTGCGAAGGAGCCTTATCTGGAGGGCTCACTTGCTCCGCTGGCGGACGGCAACTTTATCCATAACAATGGATTCACGGAGCAGGTGGAGGGCGATGCCGGGTTGGGTATTCCGAATACAGCGCACTGGGTGCTGTACAAGGAACCAGGAGCCGATGCAGCAGTATCGCTCGAACCGCTTGGCGGAGCGAATTTCCTCAAGGTAAACATCAGCAGCGCAGGCGGAAATTCCTATTCGATTCAGCCGCAGGCAATCGTGTCATTGGCTAAAGGAAGATTCTACAAACTCAGCTTTGATGCGAAGACGGATGCCACGCGGAGCATGAATGCGAGGCTGACCGGCGGAGCATCCCGCGGCTATCAGGCGTATTCGCCGGGACTCAAGGCTGAGCTGAACGGAACATTGGGTCACTATGAAATGATGTTCCAGATGAAGGAGAATTCCGATATTGCAGCACGGGTTGAATTCAACCTGGGCACGAACAGCTCGCCGGTGTGGCTGGGCAATGCCCGGTTAGAAGAGATCGACAGCATTCCATTCGAACATGACAGCGCCAAGACGCCGCTCGGCAGCGGTAATCACTTATACAACGGCACCTTCGACCTCGGTGAGACAGACCGGCTGAGCTACTGGCATACCGCAGCTTCCGGCGGGGCAGAGGTCAGCAGCAGCGTTGACGATGAAGGGCGGCTGCGTCTGCAGATCACGGGCAACGGTGCTGCAGGGGCGGATGTACGGCTGCTGCAGAAGGGCATTTATCTGGTGCAGGGCCAGGATTACAAGCTGACCTTTGACGCGGATGTCACTTCCGCGCGGACAGCAACAATAGAACTGCTCGGCAAAGATGGAACGCTCTATACCTCGAAGGAGGTGCAGCTTACTGAGGGGGCGCACAGCATCACTGCCGAATTCCCGGGACTTGCCGGAGCTACGGATCATGAAGGACAGTTCGTTGTGCGCCTCGGCGGCGCGCCGGGCATCGTACGTCTGGACAATTTCATCCTGCTTCGCACCAGCACCTATTTTGATCCGTCTCTGGTCTATTATCCGCTGGTCAATGGAGATTTCAGCTTTGGATTTAACAGCTGGGAACGCCTGTTGACCGAGCAGGGCGGACAGAGCGCGGCAGCCGTAACGGACGGGGCCGCTAAATTTAGCATTACCAATACCGGCAGCCAGAATTATTCGGTCATGCTGTTCCAGAACGGGCTGAAGGTGGCTGGCGGAGAGGAATACATCATTGAGTTCGATGCCAAATCCAGCGTCGCCCGCAAGATCAGCGTCAACGCGGAGAATGCGTCTTATAAGCCTTCTTTTAGCCGGATCATTGATGTGTCGCCGGACGGTGCCCATTACAAGTTCGAATTCCGCCAGGGTGTGAAGGATACGCTGTCGCTGAAATTTCTGATGGGTAAGGTGGATGGTGTCAGCATTTCCGGATCCCATGACATCACCATCGATAATGTGAAGTTTGAGATCAAGAACGCTCCCGCTAAGCCGCAGGAGCTGCAGAGCGACAGTACCAATAACAGAGTCGGGCAGCCGATTGAGCTGACATTCATGGACAATGCCGCCTGGCGCAGCAAGATTAGCGCGGTCAAGGTGAATGGCACTGCAGTAGCAGAAGGACAATACACGATTCAGCCCGGCGTCATCACTATCCCCGCAGCAGCCTTCCCGGCTGAAGGCAACTACACGGTCACAGTGGAAGCCAGGGGTTATGTGAATGCGGCTGTCACGCAGGCCATTCTGGCGAATGACAATAATCTGGTGGTTAACGGGTCGTTTAGCAACGGCCGCACCGGCTGGTCCACATGGTCCGGGGAGGGCGGGGCTGCTGCATTTAGTGTAGATGAGGGTGTGGCTAATATCGCGATCAGCGCCGCCGGCAGCCAGACTTGGGCTAACCAGTTCTTCCAGGAAGGCATCCGGCTTCAAGCCGGCAAAACCTATGAGCTGAGCTTCAAGGGCAAATCGACGGTACCCCGGCAGATTATCGTGGAATACAGCGGAACTTCTGCCGCTTCTGCACAGGCGCGGTTTGACATTACGGCCACTTGGGCGACCTATAGCGCACAGTTTACAGTGGCGGACGGCAGTCCGCTGAAGCTGAATCTTCTGATCGGCAGCAGCGCGGGTGACGATAAAACGGCAAACAGCACGCCGCATACGCTATCCTTGGATGACATTGCCATTAGAGAGGTAACTACCGGTACACCTGTGGAACCGGCTAGCGGCACACTGGATAACGGAACCTTTGATACAGTAAAAGGGATGGCCGGCTGGACGCAGTACTTCGACGGAACCGGCTCCGCCAAGGCCATGAACGGGGAATTGGCTGTCAGCCTGACGGGAACCGGCGGAGCCCATTACAGTGCACAGGTGGATTACGCGGAGCTGAAGCTTGAACAGGGCAAGACGTATAAGCTGACGTTTCAGGCCCGCTCCGACATTGACCGGCTGATCGAAGTGGCTGTAGAGCATAAAGGCGGGGATTACACCAAATATCTGCCAGCCCGGCAGGTTGCGCTGACGGACGAAATGAGCGAATACAGCTATACCTTTACTATGGATGGGGCAACGGATTCCTTGGCGCATCTGGTGTTTCTCATGGGACTTATCGCAGGCAACAGCGCGGAAACGAATCAAGCGGTTAAAGCAGGCAATCAGATTGTAATTGATAACGTAACACTCGTAGAGATTCCTTAA